The segment AGAATAAAACTCTCTGGAACACAATCATACTCACTGCCTGACTTTAAGATGCAAACCAGATCCATGAGGTTGATGATGTGGTAAGGAAACCAGCACAGAAGGAAGGCTATAACAACTGTGAGCACGAGAACCAAGGATTTCTGCTTGTCGTTGTATTCCATTCTCCTGAGTTGGGCTGTCACTAGACAGTAACAGATACTAATGATgatgaaaggaaaaaagaagcCCCCAAAGGTCTCAAGGCACAACATGATGATTACTGGAGTCACAGAGCTGAATTTCCTGACAAAACACTGCTTACTTCCATCATTTTCATCCAAAGACTTGGTGAGTAAGACAGGTGCTCCAACAAGGATAGCAAGGAGCCACAAAAGTACCAGACACCGGTTCATCGCACTCTTAGTCATCCAGCGCACTGTTGAAAATGGATGGCAGATGGCTAGAAAGCGCTCCACACTCATGAGAGTGATGAAGAAGATGCTgctgaacatgcacacactgatgATGTACACCAAGGCTTTGCAGAAGGCCTCTCCAAACACCCAGGAGTAGACCAGGGAGTAGATCCACACAGGCAGGGTGATAAGGACCAGCAGGTCGGCAGCGGCCAGGTGCAGGATGAGCACCACGGTGTGGGAACGCTGCTTGATGCATCTCAGGATGGTCCAGATCACCAGAAGGTTCCCTGGAACTCCAACCAGGAAGGACAGACCCAGGATCACACAAGCCGCTGCTGTTCCACCATCAAACTCCGTAGTGGCCATTTCCTCTGAAGGAGACAACTCAGCTGAGATGTTCATGCTGAAAGTGTATGTGCTGACAGTGGTGTctgcatgaaaagaaaaccaaagtgCTGTACAAGCAAGTCTTCACCTCCCCTTATGGAACGTATCTCGATATAAGACACATAAATCTGATTGCACGTATATCTCAGTCATGTAATGATTTACTTTgcatgacacaaaaaaaaagttcaaaggTCTTTTACAATGTTTTGGCTTCAGTAGCAATAAACTAGTCTTTAGTTTCACTTTCATGTCCTTCTACACTAGATCACTACTTGTACTTTCCCCTCTCCACCGATGGTTACGTGAGCAGACAGTCACAATAACTCTATAAccaacatacagtgccttgcataagtattcaccccccttggactttttcccattatgtactgttactaactggaattcaaatagacttaaataaactttttcccgtttgatcaacaaaacatgcatagtactttggaagtgcaaaatacattttattgtgacacaaacaataatgagaacaaaaaagttgacatctgttgggtgcataagtattcacccccctgtgtcaatacttggtagaaccccctttcgctgcaattacagctgcaagtcttttggggtatgtctctaccagctttgcacatctagagatggaaaagtttgtccattcttcttggcaaaaaagatgaagctcagtcagattggatggagaccgtctgtgaaccgcaatcttcaagtcttgccatagattctctattggattgaggtctgggctttgactgggccattttaagacattaacattctttaatccaaaccattcctttgtagctctggctgtatgtttagggtcattgtcctgctggaagatgaacctccgccccagtctcaagtcttttgcagactgcatcagattttcttcaaggatttccctgtatttggctccatccatctttccctctattctgaccagtttccctgtacctgctgaagagaagcatccccacagcatgatgctaccaccaccatgtttcactgttgggatggtgtgctcagggtgatgggcagtgttgggttttcgccacacatagcgttttgcattgaggccaaaaagttaaattttggtctcatctgaccagagcaccttcttccacatgtttgctgtgtctcccacatggcttctggcaaactccaaacgggattttttatggatccctttcaacaatggctttcttcttgccactcttccataaaggccagatttgtggagtagacgactaatagttgtcctgtggacagattctcccacctcagctgtggatctctgcaactcctccagagtaaccatgggcctcctggttgcttctctgattcattttctccttgtccgactcttcagtttgggtggacggcctcctcttggtaggtttgcggttgtgccatattctttccattttcttatgatggattttatggtgctcagagagatgttcaaagctctggatatttttttataacctaaccctgcttcatatttctccacaactttatccctgacctgtttggtgagctccttggtcttcatgatgctgtttgttcagtaatgatctccaacaaactctgagtccgtcacagaacaggtgtatttatactgagattaaattgcagacaggtggaccctatttactaattatgtgacttgcaaatgtgacttgtgaatgcaattggtcgcaccagatctttgttaggggtttcacagtaaagggggtgaatacatatgcactcaacacttttcagatttttatttgtaaataattgtgaaatccatgtaatatttccccccacttccaaatgatgcactattttgtgttggtccattacataaactcacgatgaaataaattttaatctgtggttataccatgacaaaatgtagaaaagtccaaagggggtgaatacttatgcaaggcactgtacatataCACAAAGATTGTTAACCATAaagaagacaaataaattgaGATGATTTCACTACCTACTTGAATAAAAACAGCTGAGTTGAAAAAAATGCAGGGATTTGTTTTTGCTCATGTCCAAACAATCGTGTTGAAATCTAATTTTGATATTCATTCATTGACAATATTCATGATATGGTGGATGAAAGCTACACAACTGTCTATTGTCTCTTAACAACAACACTCACTGTCCCCTCAACTTTGGATTCTCTGCAATCCCCATCTTTTGCTATGCTCCAGACTGAGGTATTTGACAAGAGACTGTAAGTGTTAGACTAGAGTTCATTCAAGTTAATTATTCATTCCTCCAACaattaaatgtgtaatttttaAACGGGACATTTCATGATTTAAATGTTACCGGATAAATCTACAGTGATATCACagcagatgaagaggaagaaaaacatggGCGTCACTTTTTTACATGTGCCATGCAAATACAAGACATGCACATCAAGACAAAAGGCCATACAAAATAAGTTATTTTTTAAGCTCATTAAATATGCATCTAAAAAATTCAATCAACACTTTTTTAACAAAACCCCCAAAACCTGAATTAGTGCATGGCTACCATCAAGATAATCCTTTTATTTTTGCCTGATACATGTTGACGTAAGAACAGAAATGAAATCCCAGATCATGGATGTGGTCTTCGTGTTGACGGAAGTCTTGATCTCTCGAACAGTAGAAACACAGACATTGAATGAGAGGTCAGGGGAAAGTTGTCGTGACGACGTAGTTACGATGCGCAGCTTcgacagcgcccccccccccccccctccctccctccccctcctcgctCAGCTGCCTGCTCGGTGAAATAAACAAGACGATGTTGTCAACTCCGCTGTTCCCGGTGCTGCTGCACTGAAAGTACAACACGGAACACGGCGAGTGACGCTGGACACCTTCTCCAACCAAGCCCGCGACGAACTGTGAGTGACGATCTGGCACCAGCTCGATGTCTGGGGCTTGTTAACGGGGGTCGGCTTTGTGGCCAACGTTAGCTGACAGCTAGGCTAGTgctagctagcgttagccaGGTGATAAGCTAACGGCAGGGGCGTGAGCTGCTTTCGTTCAGCGTTAGCGCTACGGGGGTGTTTATGTAAGCGCGTTCGATCGCCGATTCAATACGCTTTAATTTACACATATACGAACAGTTTTGAGCTAGCACGCAGGAGGCTGACCAGAGAGGCAGGTTGTCAATGGTTAATGTCAGTCTGCTAACTTCCTGGAAACTACCATGGTAATCTTTCAATTCGTGTGTCAACTGTCAATTTCCAATATCGTCATTAATTCACACATCGGCACGAGTTAGCAGCTATCCAGTGCTAgcacgtttgtgtttgtgtaacaacTACACTGAGTTGAGTAATAAAGTTTGGCCAACGTCGGCAAACTCTCCTCTGCCCTTACAGGTTGTTTGAGTTCTCTGATCAGGACAGACCCAGTTTCCACGCGtcgagaagaagaggagctcaCAGCCTGCGATGCCTCTGCTGTTTCTGGAGAGGTTTCCATGGCCCAGCCTGCAGACCTACACAATCCTGAGTGTGGCTCTGCTCGCCGGCAGCATCTTCAGCGCCTACAACACTGTCACTGACCCAGGCTTTGGGGCCTTGGAAGCTGATGAAACACAGGCTGCCCCAGGGGTGGATCTTGAACTTCTGAATAATGAGTTTAGTGACACGGAGCTGGCGACCAGTGTGCTGTGGTATCTTGCCACCGACAGTCTCTTTGTATGGGTGAGTGTTGTTTAGTTAAAGACCTTGCATTGCtccagagaaaataaacaactaACTGCCACTCTGCTCTCGTGCTCCTCCAGGTGTTAGTCAACACATTCTGCTGCTCTTTAATGTTATTCGCCAAAATGATTCAGTACGTGGTGTTCGGCCCACTGAGAGTCAGCGAGAAGCAGGTGAGTCTGTTAAAATGAGGCCTGTCAAAGAGCCTGGGGTTGTCAACCTCTAAGCCTTTGCAACTCAAGTGTAGACCGTCTAGAAATGAACTTGCTAATGTGCTCTGTGTTTACTCCTCAGCACCTGAAAGACAAGTTCTGGAACTTCATCTTCTAcaagtttattttcattttcggCGTGCTGAATGTGCAgacagtggaggaggtggtcATGTGGTGTTTGTGGTTCTCTGCACTGGTCTTTCTCCACCTCATGGTTCAGCTCTGCAAAGACCGATTTGAATATGTAAGTTCTAGAAACAACACCTTTCTTTTTTGACTCCATCCAGGGATCCCTCGTTCATGACTTCCTCATATGAAAATCTTACAATAaactaatttattattattttccttaTTACTATAGATTATTCAAGCACTTGGTACATTGCAATGTAGATTCAGGCACTGGAAATGGCCAGGATGGCATTAAGCAGGTTTAAGGGCTAAACATCCCTCAGTGAAACCTTTGGCTGTTTAGGATCCATAGCAAACAAGACAGGAATAGACCTACATTCTTTGTGACTGCCTTTTTATTCATAAGTTCTTAGAGTAAATACAAGGCGGCAGAAAGTCTGCTGTTTAATGACACCTGCTAAGTGCACATACAAACTTCATGCAGAGGTCACAAAGTGTACTGAGCTTCTCCCAAAAGTTTTAAGAATGACTTAACTCTGTTCACCTCTGAGTCTATAAATAGTTCCATTGCACTGGTATGTTAGCCTACTGATACAGTTTCACTAACTACATTGACGTGACCATGTATCAGGTTGTGCTCTGCATCTTGGGCAAAACAAAATATCAGATTTATGCAGCTCCCTACAAGCAACGACATTTAAAACTGCCATGAAGCTGGTATGTTTCCTAAGATGTAATGTTGACTGGCTTTGTGTAACATAAGGCCATTTCTGACTGCCGGTCTACAGAATCTATACCAGTCAGTTGTGTGCGCCCGGCTTTCTTTCGTTTATCTGCTTCTGTGGGTTCTAGCTTTGGGGGAGTAACAGAAACGGGAAAGATGATAGATATGTCTGAGTGTGTAAGCCTTGTTAAACAATTTCACCTGAAAAGTGGTCTACACACTCCAGAGCTGTAGTTTTACAGTCTTACGCAATCTTCTTTCTGACCATGGACTTTATGTGGATAATGTGTGAGGAgtttattgattttaaaatagGTTGTGTAAAATTTGGAAGGGAAAAGTCCGAGCTCTCAGGTCCTACAGTAGAAATGCACTTTGAGTTTGGCACTCATGCTACTGGTTCTCGTTGCTATGTGATTAGTGctgcatgactgtgtgtgagcaAGTTAAACTAAGAAACACTTGCTTTCCATCTGCTGAATGTTTCTCAAACATCTACGTTCATATTTTGTTagtttatgttgttgttgttgtctttgtccACTGAAGCCCACTAGAAATtcccaaataataaaaaatagtcaattttatttgtatcttgTATATAAGGACAAAGAAAACTTCACAATCCCGTTTCTTCTCCACAGCTGTCGTTCTCCCCCTCCACTCCCATGCACAGCCATGTGCGAGTGCTCTGTCTGCTGGTCTCTCTTCTGTTGGACTGCTGTGGCCTGGCTGTGGTCTGTGGTCTGCTAGGAGCATCCCATGGCATGCACACTCTCTCCTTTATGGCAGCCGAGGTGAGAGTCTGGGGCCACAACTGTATAAAAATGCCAAAACTATGTATAAAATGCACTTAGATCATGCTTACCAAAGATGATCTTGGACTCTGTCATAAAAGTGTTTATTTAGGCCCGAGttcaaaacatcaaaacatcCCTTCACTATTTCGCTTTCAAATATTCTATTTGAAGTCTGTCATATTTTGGATGGTTATATATTTTATCAACTTaatctttgttcttttttctccAGTGTCTGCTGGTGACTGTGCGTACTGGGCATGTCATCATGCGGTAAGTCTCCTTAAAGACTCctcacacaagcacactcatgcacacaccgCAGCAGAACAGATGACATAGCCCCTACAAATTTGGAATCAAGCTAATGTTTTCCTTTGGTTCCATTAGCACCAGTATGAAAGGCGTCTTTGTCCCAAAGAAGGTGGTTAGGACTTAGGACAACTCTAAATTACTCAAATCAGCTGAGGCCCTTATGGATTCATTAGTGTTGCTCTATATTCGGATACTGGTTTTGTCACTAGTAGAGCTGTAGCTTCTACACATGGCGAAATAATGTTTGTGGTGACCAATCAACCTCACTTTGAACCGTAATAAAAGttcttgatttttgttttccttgCCTCACAACAGCTTTGGACCTTTTCACTATTTTGTCTTATTCAAGTATTTTGGCTTAATTGTCAAGGAACAATGAGCTtgtatatacctcatgaggtaggcttctctaagctcgacttccgttgcgccatctactgttctggcggtgaattgttttcggaacaaaaaggctcgtagaactataaatcaaaaagggtccgtccgtccgtccttccgcaacggactcggagaagcatacagaggccttgtCCACGGggaagggaacccggacagagCCGGGTCgagctagctctcagcggctagctgctcTCTCAGAGGGGCTTAAGAGTAAAGCAGCGCATATTGTCAAGTGTAACCATTGAACGGATCctgtttaactgccacaagtgTTGTTCAAACGGGTATTAGATTGTACTAGTATTAAaatggtaaattaaaacataaacaacCAATTAAATAAGATTGTTGAATTTAACTAGGCGAaccctgcagaaaccctgttaTTATCACCTGTGTTGAAAGAGTTGTGCATGTCCTCAGGTACTCCATTCATCTGTGGGATCTTAACCACCCAGGCACTTGGGAGAGTAAGGGAACTTATGTCTACTACTCAGACTTCATCATGGAGCTGGCCATGTTGTTTCTGGACCTCATGCACCATATCCATATGCTGGTAAGATACACTGAAGGCTCAGAGACATGTAATGTTATTAAAATGTAGAATGTCCTGTTCTCTTGATAGTTCCCTAAACGTCTCCCTTTTCCGTCTCTCGTTAGCTTTTTGGTAACATCTGGCTGTCCATGGCGAGCTTGGTCATCTTCATGCAGCTGCGATATCTCTTCCATGAGGTCCAGCGTCGCGTTCGCCGACACAAGAATTACCTTCGTGTCATCAACAACATGGAGGCCATGTGaggctgtgttttatttgactgtttcctcctttttgttttatatagtTATTTCTAATTTGAAGCTTTGTACTTAGTCGATCGTCACTTGTTTcatcattattttcatattcTGTGAACTTTTAATGCAGGTTTGCTGTTGCTACTGCCGAGGAGCTGACTGCTAATGATGACGACTGTGCCATCTGCTGGGACACCATGCTGACGGCACGAAAACTACCCTGCGGCCATCTCTTCCACAAGTAAAATGATTTTAAGGAGTTGCCTCAATGCAAGGGATGGTTGCGGTATCACTTACATGGGGCTCCTTATCCtagaaactgttttattttggaggtATAATAAAGAGGCCTAAAGGAGAGACTACACCGGAACAGTTATCTCTTTCATAGTAATATGAATTTCATTGTAATGATACTTTTCTGATAATATAAGAGCAGTTTGGTGAATGTTCTTCAGCAAGATTCCCTGCACGGATCCTGATATTTAGCAACAGAAAACGTGTTTTGACTCTTAAATGAATGCCAAGTCATAGTACCATAATAACATGTTTGATCTGTGGCACTATTCTTCCAGCTCTTGTTTGCGGTCGTGGCTCGAGCAGGACACATCATGCCCAACATGTCGGACATCCCTGAACATCAGTGGCGATGGGGGCCCAGCGAGAGGCCAGCCGCAGGGCGCAGGTATTGGGGACAACGCTGGCCCCGGAGGAGCCGCTCCAGAAGCCAGACCACACATCAACCATCACAACCACTTCTTCCACTTTGATGGTGAGTCTTTCAGACACTGATCCAATATCGAATGTGGTTGTGCAGTTACCCTCCACGGATCGGCTGTGTGTGACAATCACTTATTCAACCCACATGTTCCCCTGTAGGATCTCGCATTGCCAGCTGGCTGCCCAGTTTCTCAGTGGAAGTAATGCACACCACCAATATCCTGGGCATCGCTCAGGCCAACAACAACTCCCAGCTCATGGCCATGGTGAGTTCAAGTTTACAGTCTGATGAAGTTTTCGATTTTAAGAGAGATGACAGAGATAGCGGTTTGAACCAGGTGTGGGTATGAGGCTGCTCTTGGCTGCATGGCTCATGcagccttctctttctcttctccttcccttCCACAGTATGGTACAGGGTATTATCCATCAAATTAAGCTGGCCTAACTTGAACTGCAGCCAAGATCATTCAGGGATGATTGTAACCAAATAATCATGTGACACAGTTGGAAGATAATACAATAGGCGTTATGTGTAATACTGTAAAATCCAAGTAGTGATGTTTGCTCTAACATCAACCCTACTGGCACTACAAGAATATTTTTAATCCAACTGATTTGGTAGAAACTGTTAGTTACTAAATATGCCAAGAATTTGAGGTCTTCTGAAAGGTTTCAATCGCTCAACACTGTTTGCATAAGACCTGCTTGTGTCATTTTCTGACTCCTTGTCTATGTAACGTCTGCCCATTAGGCCCATCAGATCCAGGAGATGTTCCCTCAGGTGCCGTCCTACCTGGTGATGCAGGACCTGCAGTTGACCCGCTCTGTGGAGGTCACCACTGACAACATCCTGGAGGGACGCATCCAGGTACCCTTCACAACACAGGTCAGTTAATTTAGGCCTAAATGTTAACGAGGGAgccatttacatttttgcatGAATGCCTATGAAAATAGTCCCCTGAATTTCTTTCAAATGGGTCAGAGGAAGAATGGGTCACACTGTCTgacattatttatttcttaGGCCATAGAGCGCTCCCCTATACAGGGGAACAAtgcaggagaggagcaggcagGGTCCAATGGGGCAGCAGGGCAGGAAATCAACGAGGTAGACAGCATGGAGGTCAGAGGAGGTCGCTTCTCTAAGTCGGCTGAGGAAAGGCAGAAGATGCTAATGCAGAGGAAAGATGAGCTGCTTCAGCAAGCTCGCAGGTTGGTACACTGCTGCTTCGAGGCTTTTTTCTTTAACCCACTGGCTTGAGTGCTTGAAATGTCACTACAGTCAAGCCTTCAACATTTAAGCCAGGATAAATGTTGAAggcttttttgttttggttaCCCAATTGTAAAGAGCTTAAAGTGATAATGTAATTTATTCACACATGATAAGGATTCCTAGCTGCCTTGTTTCCTAGTATCTTGCATTCCATCATATCTTTACATCTTCACTGCTTCCCCATAGGAGATTCCTGAACAAGGGTCCAGAGGATCAGGACGAGGATTTGCCTGGACTGGAGGAGGACATTGTCCCAGAGTTGGACTCGAGTGTCCTGAGACGTAGAATcgtggcagcagctgcagagggacGCATGCAGATCCAGCTAAACCCCTCACCCTGATGCAAAGATTGGCTTCAGCTGAAGAGTCTAAAACATCATCATCCCATGAGGCAAAAACAGAGCTCCTTCAACCTGTCCCCCCGTCAATGGTCACCATCTATTCAACCCTCTAATTAAAACGCATTGCAAACATGGCCTTTGGACCGTTCTGAGCTGCCTAAATTAGGTGGGACTACTGTGATTAGCCTCTGCATCACTGATACAAGCCTGAGTATTTGGAGCATTATATAAATTGATGGGTGCAAGATAAGAAATGCAATGCTGCATTGCCCTTTAATCTCGTGCCATACATTGCTAACACCAGCTTCCATAGAGTCAGTGTCTGCTGTGGGAGATAAGCATGCTTTGTATTCAGGAGATCCAAGCTTTTCATGAGGAGGGTTTGAAGGTGTTATTATTATTCGATAAAGCTTCTTTTTGGgtccttgtttgttttccttttaagCAATTGTT is part of the Pleuronectes platessa chromosome 1, fPlePla1.1, whole genome shotgun sequence genome and harbors:
- the LOC128441452 gene encoding delta-type opioid receptor, with protein sequence MNISAELSPSEEMATTEFDGGTAAACVILGLSFLVGVPGNLLVIWTILRCIKQRSHTVVLILHLAAADLLVLITLPVWIYSLVYSWVFGEAFCKALVYIISVCMFSSIFFITLMSVERFLAICHPFSTVRWMTKSAMNRCLVLLWLLAILVGAPVLLTKSLDENDGSKQCFVRKFSSVTPVIIMLCLETFGGFFFPFIIISICYCLVTAQLRRMEYNDKQKSLVLVLTVVIAFLLCWFPYHIINLMDLVCILKSGSEYDCVPESFILCSGALVFINSSLNPVLYALFARNFRGNLEDSRMVRLFKEMTTHTNRLMELGVQHQTSQRAANTKVELISDQCEKN
- the LOC128434942 gene encoding E3 ubiquitin-protein ligase AMFR isoform X2, with protein sequence MPLLFLERFPWPSLQTYTILSVALLAGSIFSAYNTVTDPGFGALEADETQAAPGVDLELLNNEFSDTELATSVLWYLATDSLFVWVLVNTFCCSLMLFAKMIQYVVFGPLRVSEKQHLKDKFWNFIFYKFIFIFGVLNVQTVEEVVMWCLWFSALVFLHLMVQLCKDRFEYLSFSPSTPMHSHVRVLCLLVSLLLDCCGLAVVCGLLGASHGMHTLSFMAAECLLVTVRTGHVIMRYSIHLWDLNHPGTWESKGTYVYYSDFIMELAMLFLDLMHHIHMLLFGNIWLSMASLVIFMQLRYLFHEVQRRVRRHKNYLRVINNMEAMFAVATAEELTANDDDCAICWDTMLTARKLPCGHLFHNSCLRSWLEQDTSCPTCRTSLNISGDGGPARGQPQGAGIGDNAGPGGAAPEARPHINHHNHFFHFDGSRIASWLPSFSVEVMHTTNILGIAQANNNSQLMAMAHQIQEMFPQVPSYLVMQDLQLTRSVEVTTDNILEGRIQAIERSPIQGNNAGEEQAGSNGAAGQEINEVDSMEVRGGRFSKSAEERQKMLMQRKDELLQQARRRFLNKGPEDQDEDLPGLEEDIVPELDSSVLRRRIVAAAAEGRMQIQLNPSP
- the LOC128434942 gene encoding E3 ubiquitin-protein ligase AMFR isoform X1, with translation MPLLFLERFPWPSLQTYTILSVALLAGSIFSAYNTVTDPGFGALEADETQAAPGVDLELLNNEFSDTELATSVLWYLATDSLFVWVLVNTFCCSLMLFAKMIQYVVFGPLRVSEKQHLKDKFWNFIFYKFIFIFGVLNVQTVEEVVMWCLWFSALVFLHLMVQLCKDRFEYLSFSPSTPMHSHVRVLCLLVSLLLDCCGLAVVCGLLGASHGMHTLSFMAAECLLVTVRTGHVIMRYSIHLWDLNHPGTWESKGTYVYYSDFIMELAMLFLDLMHHIHMLLFGNIWLSMASLVIFMQLRYLFHEVQRRVRRHKNYLRVINNMEAMFAVATAEELTANDDDCAICWDTMLTARKLPCGHLFHNSCLRSWLEQDTSCPTCRTSLNISGDGGPARGQPQGAGIGDNAGPGGAAPEARPHINHHNHFFHFDGSRIASWLPSFSVEVMHTTNILGIAQANNNSQLMAMAHQIQEMFPQVPSYLVMQDLQLTRSVEVTTDNILEGRIQVPFTTQAIERSPIQGNNAGEEQAGSNGAAGQEINEVDSMEVRGGRFSKSAEERQKMLMQRKDELLQQARRRFLNKGPEDQDEDLPGLEEDIVPELDSSVLRRRIVAAAAEGRMQIQLNPSP